The following proteins come from a genomic window of Denitromonas sp.:
- a CDS encoding SulP family inorganic anion transporter, translating into MMRFRPRLLDTLPGYDRTQFAGDAGAGITVGVLALPLAMAFAIASGMSPTAGIWTAIVAGFLISLLGGSRVQIGGPTGAFIPIIYAIVVDYGVANLLIATMLAGLMLIAMGAFRLGSMIRFIPISVVIGFTNGIAVVIFLSQIKDFLGLKIDQLPGEFFGKVSTLAGALGTTHLPTVTLATASLALLIGWNRLAQRVRWMRRLPGPLGVLVVGTAVTALFGLPVDTIGSRFGGIPQAVPALAFPELDLSNLGKLIAPALTIAMLGAIESLLSARVADGQIDDRHDPNQELLAQGAANLIAPLFGGFAATGAIARTATNVRSGGRTPVAGIIHSVVLLAVVLALAPLAHHIPLATLSAIVVMVSVHMGEWHAFKTLGRFSLAYRTVLLSTFFITVVFDLTLAVELGLVMASLFFIHRVSDLTRIEPVPQDNAGIDPRIQVFRLFGSLFFGAANKLESLLVAADTRPAVIVLSLDKVINIDTTGLEILQNLHRTLAKQGASLVLCGLNAQPASLIARSGFATQLGEANIVGSLEAALARASACAAKAGELSPSPLGGASPVP; encoded by the coding sequence ATGATGCGATTCCGCCCGCGCCTGCTCGACACCCTGCCCGGCTATGACCGTACGCAGTTCGCAGGCGACGCCGGGGCGGGCATCACCGTCGGCGTGCTGGCCCTGCCACTGGCCATGGCCTTTGCCATCGCCTCGGGCATGTCGCCCACCGCCGGCATCTGGACGGCCATCGTCGCCGGTTTCCTGATCTCGCTGCTGGGCGGCTCGCGGGTGCAGATCGGCGGCCCGACGGGCGCCTTCATCCCCATCATCTACGCCATCGTCGTCGACTACGGCGTGGCCAACCTGCTCATCGCCACCATGCTCGCCGGCCTCATGCTCATCGCCATGGGTGCGTTCCGCCTCGGCAGCATGATCCGCTTCATCCCCATCTCGGTGGTCATCGGTTTCACCAACGGCATCGCGGTGGTCATCTTTCTCTCGCAGATCAAGGATTTCCTCGGTCTGAAGATCGATCAGCTCCCCGGCGAGTTTTTCGGCAAAGTCAGCACGCTCGCCGGCGCGCTCGGCACCACCCATCTGCCCACCGTCACGCTCGCCACCGCCTCGCTGGCGCTGCTCATTGGCTGGAACCGCCTCGCCCAGCGCGTCCGCTGGATGCGCCGCCTGCCCGGCCCGCTGGGCGTGCTGGTGGTCGGCACCGCCGTCACCGCGCTGTTCGGTCTGCCGGTCGACACCATCGGCTCACGCTTCGGCGGCATCCCGCAGGCCGTGCCGGCACTGGCCTTTCCCGAGCTCGACCTGTCCAACCTGGGCAAGCTGATCGCCCCGGCGCTGACCATCGCCATGCTCGGCGCCATCGAATCCCTGCTCTCGGCGCGGGTCGCCGACGGCCAGATCGACGACCGCCACGACCCCAACCAGGAACTGCTCGCCCAGGGCGCGGCCAACCTCATCGCCCCGCTGTTCGGGGGCTTTGCGGCCACCGGCGCCATTGCGCGCACCGCCACCAATGTGCGCAGCGGCGGCCGCACGCCGGTGGCCGGCATCATCCACTCGGTGGTATTGCTGGCCGTGGTGCTGGCGCTGGCACCGCTGGCGCATCACATCCCGCTGGCCACGCTGTCGGCCATCGTGGTGATGGTGTCGGTGCATATGGGCGAGTGGCACGCCTTCAAGACGCTCGGGCGCTTCTCGCTGGCCTACCGCACCGTATTGCTGTCGACCTTCTTCATCACCGTGGTCTTCGACCTGACCCTGGCGGTCGAGCTCGGCCTGGTGATGGCCAGCCTGTTCTTCATCCACCGCGTCTCGGATCTCACCCGTATCGAGCCGGTGCCGCAGGACAATGCGGGCATCGACCCGCGCATTCAGGTCTTCCGTCTGTTCGGCAGCCTGTTCTTTGGCGCCGCCAACAAGCTCGAATCGCTGCTGGTGGCCGCCGATACCCGCCCGGCGGTGATCGTGCTGAGCCTGGACAAGGTCATCAACATCGACACCACCGGCCTCGAGATCCTGCAGAACCTGCATCGCACGCTGGCCAAACAGGGCGCCAGCCTGGTCCTGTGCGGGCTCAACGCCCAGCCGGCCTCCTTGATCGCCCGCTCGGGTTTTGCCACACAGCTCGGGGAGGCCAACATCGTCGGCTCGCTCGAGGCGGCGCTGGCGCGCGCCAGCGCCTGCGCCGCAAAGGCGGGCGAACTCAGTCCGTCACCGCTCGGCGGCGCCAGCCCAGTACCATGA
- a CDS encoding acylphosphatase, with amino-acid sequence MSPPLARRLVITGTVQGVWYRASAAEAAARLGIRGWVRNTADGAVEALAIGTELAIESFVAWCHQGPPKAKVTRVTVSDAPLPDPLPTGFTVAPDA; translated from the coding sequence ATGAGCCCGCCACTGGCCCGCCGGCTGGTCATCACCGGCACCGTCCAGGGGGTGTGGTATCGCGCCTCCGCCGCCGAAGCCGCCGCCCGGCTCGGCATCCGCGGCTGGGTGCGCAACACCGCCGACGGCGCGGTCGAGGCGCTGGCCATCGGCACCGAACTGGCAATCGAGTCCTTCGTTGCCTGGTGTCACCAGGGCCCGCCCAAGGCCAAGGTCACCCGCGTCACCGTGAGCGACGCGCCCCTCCCCGACCCGCTGCCCACCGGTTTCACCGTCGCCCCCGACGCCTGA